In Aquimarina spinulae, a single window of DNA contains:
- a CDS encoding acyl carrier protein: MEVDVIKSKISDALVSILEHDNFELHDELTAKDVDGWDSLSHMMIITKIEEEFSIRFKLRDLNKLKNLGSLVSVIQNKI, translated from the coding sequence ATGGAAGTAGATGTAATAAAGAGTAAAATAAGTGATGCATTGGTGTCTATATTAGAACATGATAACTTTGAGTTGCATGATGAGTTAACAGCAAAAGATGTAGATGGTTGGGATTCTCTATCGCATATGATGATTATCACCAAAATCGAAGAAGAATTTAGTATTCGGTTTAAGCTAAGAGATCTTAATAAACTAAAAAATTTGGGTTCACTAGTTTCGGTAATTCAAAATAAAATTTAA
- a CDS encoding EpsG family protein: MFDFIPVEQYFPVYINLFLFLVLFTLLHTRLLKMDDPKNLGFINIAGFVLMAYIILYMGQRPLSGKFFGDMRTYTRYFNYYRLGGVVTSDTDVLFHLYMKSLSYVASSRTFFTVTAAIYVLPLYRISKQLFKEYWYYAFLMFAVSFSFYTYGVNGIRNGAATSLFLLGISFRKNTIVMILCFLLSVSFHKTMSLPIIAFTITRFYNDPKVFLKGWLACIPLSLAMGGFWVSIFSSLGFDDRLSDYLTAQAEEGTFASTGFRWDFLFHSAFAVFAGWYVIYKKNFEDPFYFRLLNTYLICNGFWILVIKANYSNRFAYLSWFMMGLVVIYPFLKQRFFKDHHFMIGKITLVYFMFTYAMYYVYSG; encoded by the coding sequence ATGTTTGATTTTATTCCAGTAGAGCAATATTTTCCGGTATATATAAATTTATTTCTTTTTCTGGTTCTATTTACTCTTTTACATACTCGTCTATTAAAAATGGATGATCCCAAAAATCTTGGATTTATTAATATAGCTGGTTTCGTGTTAATGGCATATATAATTTTATATATGGGGCAAAGACCATTAAGCGGTAAGTTTTTTGGTGATATGAGAACGTATACCAGGTATTTTAATTACTATAGATTAGGAGGAGTAGTAACATCGGATACCGATGTGCTTTTTCACCTATATATGAAAAGTCTGTCTTATGTGGCTTCTTCTCGTACATTTTTTACTGTCACAGCAGCAATATATGTATTACCCTTATATAGAATTTCTAAGCAACTTTTTAAGGAATATTGGTATTACGCGTTTTTAATGTTTGCGGTTTCTTTCTCTTTTTATACGTATGGAGTAAATGGTATTAGAAATGGAGCTGCTACATCTTTATTTTTATTAGGAATAAGTTTTAGAAAAAATACGATAGTTATGATACTTTGCTTTTTGTTATCGGTTTCTTTTCATAAAACGATGTCACTACCTATAATAGCTTTTACCATAACAAGATTCTATAATGATCCCAAAGTGTTTCTAAAAGGATGGTTAGCCTGTATTCCACTTTCATTGGCAATGGGAGGTTTTTGGGTGTCTATTTTTAGTAGTCTGGGATTTGATGATAGACTATCTGATTATTTAACAGCTCAAGCAGAAGAAGGTACTTTTGCCAGTACCGGTTTTCGCTGGGATTTTTTATTTCATAGCGCATTTGCAGTTTTTGCAGGATGGTATGTTATTTATAAGAAAAATTTTGAAGACCCCTTTTATTTTAGACTTCTAAATACTTATCTAATTTGTAATGGATTTTGGATTCTGGTAATCAAAGCAAATTACTCTAATAGATTTGCTTATTTATCATGGTTTATGATGGGATTAGTAGTCATTTACCCATTTCTTAAACAACGATTTTTTAAAGATCATCATTTTATGATAGGAAAAATAACACTTGTTTATTTTATGTTTACCTATGCTATGTATTACGTATATTCTGGATAA
- a CDS encoding MBOAT family O-acyltransferase, with protein sequence MVFNSLDFVVFIIPVFLLYWLVFNRSKVYQNIFLLGASLFFYTWADWRFLVLLIGSTLINYYLGLKIFRTPEDRKKSIFLYIGLVFNVGLLLYFKYFNFFYEGFYEILNVFGSESTYNSLVILLPLGISFFTFQTLGYLIDVYNEEIEPSENLLEFSVFVTFFPKILSGPIERASSLIPQIQEKRVISYQVSVDGLRQILWGLFAKIVVAENCALIVNPIFNNYENESGSTLLLGTFFYAIQLYADFSGYSNMAIGVSKLFGIQLMRNFSTPFFSTNISDFWRKWHMSLTTWMMDYVFTPLSFTLRRHQKKGLIISIITTFVLVGFWHGANWTFVVYGLLHGIYFVPLVFSGKMNTSEIVAKGKMLPSIKEIIKMILLFVLIMLTDVFFRVESVSVGFEYLQGIFSLSIIDVPSVLFTSTTLITTALVGFFMLIEWVNREKKHDFEIGNYNIYLRWISYVSIFVLILIFGKSAETFIYFQF encoded by the coding sequence GTGGTTTTTAATTCATTAGATTTTGTTGTCTTTATAATTCCGGTATTTTTATTATACTGGTTGGTTTTTAATAGATCCAAAGTATATCAGAACATTTTTTTGTTAGGAGCAAGTTTGTTTTTTTATACCTGGGCAGATTGGAGGTTTTTGGTACTATTAATAGGTAGCACACTTATTAATTATTATTTGGGATTAAAAATCTTTCGCACTCCTGAAGATCGTAAAAAAAGCATTTTCTTATATATCGGTTTAGTATTTAATGTTGGGCTTTTGCTATATTTTAAATATTTTAATTTTTTCTATGAAGGGTTTTATGAAATTCTAAATGTTTTTGGAAGTGAATCGACATATAATTCCCTGGTAATATTACTGCCATTAGGGATTAGTTTTTTTACATTTCAGACTCTTGGATATCTAATAGATGTTTATAATGAAGAAATAGAACCAAGTGAAAATCTTTTAGAGTTTTCTGTATTTGTAACATTTTTTCCTAAAATTCTTTCTGGTCCTATAGAAAGAGCGTCGAGTTTAATTCCGCAAATTCAAGAAAAAAGAGTTATATCATATCAAGTTTCAGTAGATGGATTACGCCAAATATTATGGGGTTTATTTGCTAAAATTGTCGTTGCAGAAAATTGTGCATTAATAGTCAATCCGATTTTTAATAATTACGAAAATGAGTCTGGGAGTACATTACTGTTAGGAACTTTTTTCTATGCGATACAGTTATATGCCGATTTTTCTGGGTACTCTAATATGGCGATAGGTGTTTCTAAGCTATTCGGAATACAATTAATGCGTAATTTTTCTACTCCGTTTTTTTCGACGAATATTAGCGATTTTTGGAGAAAATGGCATATGTCATTAACAACATGGATGATGGATTATGTGTTTACTCCATTATCATTTACCTTAAGAAGACATCAAAAAAAGGGATTGATCATATCTATAATTACCACGTTTGTTTTAGTTGGTTTTTGGCATGGTGCTAATTGGACATTTGTTGTTTACGGATTATTACACGGTATTTATTTTGTGCCATTAGTGTTTTCGGGTAAAATGAATACATCAGAAATTGTTGCAAAAGGAAAAATGCTTCCCTCTATAAAAGAAATTATTAAAATGATCCTTTTGTTTGTTTTAATTATGCTTACCGATGTTTTTTTCAGAGTAGAAAGTGTTTCTGTAGGATTTGAGTATCTGCAAGGGATTTTTTCTTTAAGTATTATCGATGTACCATCTGTGTTATTTACGTCTACTACATTAATCACCACCGCATTAGTTGGTTTTTTTATGTTGATAGAATGGGTAAACAGAGAAAAGAAACATGATTTTGAGATAGGTAATTATAATATTTATCTTAGATGGATTTCTTATGTATCCATTTTTGTTTTGATATTAATTTTTGGAAAAAGTGCTGAAACATTTATATACTTTCAATTTTAA
- a CDS encoding AMP-binding protein has protein sequence MNLVFDIQKSIENNYNNNAFYFGDTYYNYKDFAQVISDIRKEIQSSIKENEINIGLITNDDIQTYASIIALWMEGKAYVPLNPEFPISRNNAVIDQADIKTILDSSETKVFTDFNVILTQKCNTSEIDLTPVEVTKDDLGYIFFTSGTTGTPKGVPITFENLSGFMDAFWELNYTITDTDRCLQMFELTFDLSVVSYLAPILKGACIYTIPKDEIKYSYIFELMEDHELTFALMVPSILHYLRPYFDEIDCPAMKYSLFCGEALPLDVTEEWSKCVPNATIANVYGPTECTIFCTDYTYIRNGDNKTHNGVLTIGKDMKNTKTIIVDDDNNEVREGENGELCLSGIQLTPGYWKNEKKNKEVFFTKEYRGEKTRFYRTGDLCTVDSDGDILYLGRVDFQAKIQGFRVELSEIEFHAKAALDKLNVVAIAFTNSIQNTEIGLVIETTEFETKQLLDDLKTKLPQYMVPTQIKFIDSFPLNTNGKTDRKKLNKLFS, from the coding sequence ATGAATTTAGTTTTTGACATACAAAAATCTATAGAAAATAATTATAATAATAATGCTTTTTACTTCGGTGATACTTATTATAATTATAAAGATTTTGCTCAGGTAATATCAGATATAAGAAAAGAGATTCAATCCTCAATAAAAGAAAACGAAATTAATATAGGGTTAATTACTAATGATGATATTCAAACCTATGCTTCAATAATTGCTTTGTGGATGGAAGGAAAAGCCTATGTACCTCTAAATCCAGAATTTCCTATTAGCAGAAATAATGCGGTTATCGATCAAGCAGATATTAAAACTATTCTTGATTCTTCAGAGACCAAAGTCTTTACCGATTTTAATGTTATTCTTACCCAAAAATGTAATACTTCTGAAATTGACTTAACACCTGTAGAAGTGACTAAGGATGATCTTGGGTATATATTCTTTACTTCTGGTACAACAGGAACCCCAAAAGGAGTTCCCATTACTTTTGAGAATCTATCTGGTTTTATGGATGCATTCTGGGAATTAAATTATACCATAACAGATACAGATAGGTGCTTACAAATGTTTGAGTTAACATTTGATTTATCGGTAGTATCATACTTGGCCCCAATACTTAAAGGAGCCTGTATATACACAATACCAAAAGACGAAATTAAGTACAGCTATATATTTGAATTAATGGAAGATCATGAGCTAACTTTTGCATTAATGGTTCCTTCTATACTTCATTACTTAAGACCTTATTTTGATGAAATCGATTGTCCGGCTATGAAATACAGCCTTTTTTGCGGAGAAGCTTTACCCTTAGATGTCACCGAAGAATGGAGTAAATGTGTCCCAAATGCTACAATTGCTAATGTATATGGCCCTACAGAATGTACTATATTTTGTACCGATTATACTTATATAAGAAATGGGGATAACAAAACGCATAATGGCGTTTTGACGATTGGTAAGGATATGAAGAATACCAAAACTATTATTGTCGATGACGATAATAACGAAGTGAGAGAAGGAGAAAATGGAGAGTTATGCTTAAGTGGTATACAGCTAACTCCTGGATATTGGAAAAATGAAAAAAAGAATAAAGAAGTTTTTTTTACCAAAGAATATCGCGGAGAAAAAACAAGGTTTTATAGAACAGGAGATTTGTGTACTGTAGATAGTGATGGAGATATACTATATTTGGGAAGAGTTGATTTTCAAGCTAAGATTCAGGGGTTTAGAGTAGAATTGTCAGAAATTGAATTTCACGCTAAAGCAGCTTTAGATAAATTAAATGTCGTAGCCATTGCTTTTACAAATAGTATTCAGAATACAGAAATTGGATTGGTAATAGAGACTACAGAATTTGAAACAAAACAACTGTTGGATGATTTAAAAACTAAACTTCCACAGTATATGGTTCCTACGCAGATCAAATTTATTGATAGCTTTCCTTTAAATACAAATGGAAAGACAGATAGAAAAAAATTAAATAAACTATTCAGCTAA
- a CDS encoding serine O-acetyltransferase — protein MKSILIAIYKIFLIPHIFVYKLSKNRNKIDMDIERWASVKGMNMSKNALLLDFLANSPDFRTIFYFRTRSLVSHILNLYCRKQKNFIIDITTKLGGGVITGHPYCTILNADAIGDNFYVNHLVTIGEEKGKRPTIGNNVSIYTGAIVIGDITIGDNCVIGAGSVVTKSIPDNCTAVGNPARILDKK, from the coding sequence ATGAAATCAATACTTATAGCCATTTATAAAATATTTCTTATTCCACACATATTTGTATACAAATTGAGTAAAAATAGAAATAAGATTGATATGGATATAGAGCGGTGGGCCTCTGTAAAAGGAATGAATATGAGTAAAAATGCCCTACTTCTTGATTTTTTGGCAAATTCACCCGATTTTAGAACTATATTTTATTTTAGGACAAGAAGTCTGGTATCACATATTCTTAACCTATATTGTAGAAAACAGAAAAATTTTATTATAGATATTACTACCAAACTGGGAGGAGGAGTTATTACAGGACATCCATATTGTACAATCCTAAACGCCGATGCGATAGGGGATAATTTCTATGTAAATCATTTGGTAACCATCGGAGAGGAAAAAGGGAAAAGGCCTACAATAGGTAATAATGTATCTATTTACACAGGAGCAATTGTAATAGGAGATATTACTATAGGAGATAACTGTGTTATTGGAGCTGGTAGCGTTGTTACCAAGAGTATACCTGATAACTGTACGGCAGTGGGTAATCCTGCTAGAATACTGGATAAGAAGTAA